Proteins found in one Fulvitalea axinellae genomic segment:
- a CDS encoding MFS transporter: MSKFTKAFKKFPSTFWVANTMELFERWAWYGMFTSLSVYLISSADKGGLEWSSAQQSAVMGTVTAVLYFLPILTGALADRIGYKLVLTISYIVMGIGYYLMAVVTDYWPFIMAFSFLAVGAALFKPVVSATISKTTDESNASIGFGIFYMIVNIGGFIAPFVTIGVTSEEPGGWMPMFLVSVGAILVNLVLVLLFFKEPEREEKPKESAGQVIYKTLTNIVRALADYRLTVLLLIFVVFWTLFNQMYLMLPKFIVQWFDTRPLYESLHSLSPGIANFLKAEDGGLRFQALTNINAGAIIFFQLVVSSFVMKFRAIRAMMGGILVCGIGLAAALVTNNPWFLVIGVFIFSLGEMACSPKFTEYIGSLASQDKKALYMGTSFLPHFAGNFIAGIIAGPVYQMISDKVTLVERFAALKGLNVDSELSQSAYFNEVASQLNMDSFQLTSALWETYHPGNFAYVVLALALFTVVALFIYDKFLLQGDRQPKEKARA; encoded by the coding sequence ATGAGTAAGTTTACTAAGGCCTTCAAGAAGTTCCCTTCGACTTTCTGGGTGGCGAATACAATGGAGCTTTTCGAGCGCTGGGCGTGGTATGGAATGTTTACCAGTCTATCGGTCTATTTGATATCCTCGGCGGATAAGGGGGGACTGGAATGGAGTTCTGCCCAGCAAAGTGCCGTGATGGGTACCGTAACGGCGGTACTTTACTTTTTGCCAATTTTGACTGGCGCTTTGGCCGACCGTATTGGTTATAAGTTGGTTCTGACCATTTCTTATATCGTAATGGGTATCGGCTATTATTTAATGGCTGTGGTGACCGATTACTGGCCGTTTATTATGGCCTTTTCTTTCTTGGCCGTTGGAGCTGCGTTGTTTAAGCCAGTAGTATCCGCAACGATTTCAAAAACCACTGATGAATCAAATGCGTCTATCGGTTTTGGTATTTTTTATATGATCGTGAATATCGGTGGTTTCATCGCTCCGTTTGTAACGATTGGTGTTACTAGTGAGGAACCGGGTGGCTGGATGCCGATGTTCTTGGTGAGTGTGGGCGCTATTTTGGTAAACCTTGTTCTTGTTCTCCTCTTCTTCAAAGAGCCTGAACGCGAAGAGAAGCCGAAAGAGTCGGCGGGTCAAGTGATTTACAAGACTCTTACCAATATCGTCCGCGCTTTGGCGGATTACCGATTGACCGTGTTGCTTCTGATCTTTGTTGTGTTCTGGACACTGTTTAACCAGATGTACCTGATGTTGCCGAAGTTTATCGTACAGTGGTTCGATACACGTCCGCTTTATGAGTCATTACATTCTCTAAGTCCAGGTATTGCAAACTTCCTTAAGGCTGAAGACGGCGGTTTGAGATTTCAGGCATTGACAAACATTAATGCCGGGGCGATTATTTTCTTCCAGTTGGTGGTTTCTTCATTCGTAATGAAATTCCGAGCTATCCGAGCGATGATGGGCGGGATTTTGGTTTGCGGTATTGGTCTTGCCGCAGCACTTGTTACCAATAACCCTTGGTTCTTGGTCATTGGCGTATTTATCTTCTCATTGGGCGAAATGGCTTGTTCTCCGAAGTTTACCGAGTACATCGGAAGCTTGGCTTCGCAAGATAAAAAGGCACTTTATATGGGGACGTCGTTCTTGCCTCACTTTGCGGGTAACTTTATCGCCGGTATCATTGCTGGGCCGGTTTACCAAATGATATCTGACAAGGTTACTTTGGTGGAACGCTTCGCTGCCTTAAAAGGATTGAATGTCGATAGCGAATTGTCGCAAAGCGCATATTTCAACGAAGTGGCAAGCCAGCTGAATATGGACAGTTTTCAGTTGACAAGCGCACTGTGGGAAACATATCACCCCGGTAACTTCGCCTACGTAGTTTTGGCTCTTGCCTTGTTCACGGTTGTCGCTTTGTTTATCTATGACAAATTCCTGCTACAGGGAGACCGTCAGCCTAAAGAAAAAGCGAGGGCGTAA
- the carA gene encoding glutamine-hydrolyzing carbamoyl-phosphate synthase small subunit, with translation MKYEFKPDAVLMLEDGTVFKGKAIGKIGTTGGEICFNTGMTGYQEIYTDPSYYGQVVVTTASHIGNYGVHAQESESAKPSIFGLVVNKFSDTYSRANATEGLQQYLTCHDLVGIEGVDARQIVRHIRDKGAMNCVISSETTNPEELKAYLEKVPDMKGLELSSSVCVSEPVFRGNAAAKYKVAVLDLGIKESILKQLLKRDVYCKIFPAKTDFSVIEEWGADAYFISNGPGDPAAMDYAVATVQKMLETDKPLFGICLGHQILARACDVKTYKMHNGHRGLNHPVKNLTAGTSEITSQNHGFAVDPESVKSAENLEVTHINLNDNTVEGIRVVGKNAFSVQYHPESAPGPHDSRYLFDQFISLINQ, from the coding sequence ATGAAGTACGAATTTAAACCAGACGCGGTACTGATGCTCGAAGACGGAACTGTCTTCAAAGGAAAAGCAATCGGAAAAATCGGCACTACTGGCGGGGAGATCTGCTTTAACACGGGAATGACCGGTTATCAGGAGATCTACACTGACCCTTCGTATTATGGACAGGTTGTCGTTACGACGGCCTCGCACATAGGTAATTATGGGGTTCACGCACAAGAGTCGGAGTCGGCCAAACCGTCGATTTTTGGTTTGGTTGTGAATAAGTTTTCTGATACTTACAGTAGAGCCAACGCAACGGAAGGCTTGCAGCAATACCTCACTTGCCATGATTTGGTGGGTATAGAAGGTGTTGACGCCCGTCAGATCGTTAGGCATATTCGGGATAAAGGAGCGATGAACTGTGTCATCTCCTCAGAAACCACTAATCCCGAAGAGCTGAAAGCTTATTTGGAAAAAGTTCCTGATATGAAAGGACTGGAACTTTCTTCTAGTGTATGTGTTTCAGAACCTGTTTTCAGAGGCAATGCGGCAGCGAAATATAAGGTTGCGGTATTGGATCTGGGAATTAAGGAAAGTATTCTGAAGCAACTTTTGAAAAGGGATGTGTACTGCAAAATTTTCCCGGCCAAAACGGACTTTTCCGTGATTGAGGAATGGGGGGCAGACGCATACTTTATCTCTAACGGACCTGGCGACCCTGCCGCAATGGATTATGCGGTGGCAACCGTTCAGAAAATGTTGGAGACGGACAAGCCCCTTTTTGGAATCTGTTTGGGACATCAGATCCTAGCAAGAGCTTGTGATGTTAAGACGTACAAAATGCATAACGGGCACAGGGGACTTAACCACCCGGTTAAAAACCTGACGGCCGGAACGTCTGAAATTACGTCGCAGAACCACGGCTTTGCAGTGGATCCGGAATCGGTGAAGAGCGCTGAAAATCTTGAGGTTACACATATTAACCTTAATGACAACACTGTTGAGGGAATTCGGGTTGTAGGAAAGAACGCCTTCTCAGTGCAGTATCACCCAGAGTCAGCTCCGGGGCCGCACGATTCCAGGTATTTGTTTGATCAGTTTATCAGTTTAATAAACCAATAA
- a CDS encoding FtsB family cell division protein, producing the protein MMKLLKTYGRKLIRNFYLVVGLAFLVWMSVFDTNNWLNQYRLRSKLEKLKEEEVYYLEQIEVVQKDRQELLSNKRSIEKFAREKYLMKKPSEDLFVIEYKK; encoded by the coding sequence ATGATGAAATTATTAAAGACATACGGCAGAAAACTGATTCGCAACTTTTACTTGGTGGTAGGGCTTGCGTTTTTGGTCTGGATGTCGGTTTTCGACACCAACAACTGGTTAAACCAATATCGCTTGCGCAGTAAGCTGGAAAAGCTCAAGGAGGAGGAAGTTTACTATCTGGAACAAATCGAGGTTGTGCAAAAAGACAGGCAAGAACTGTTGAGCAATAAGCGTTCGATAGAGAAGTTTGCCAGAGAAAAATACTTGATGAAAAAGCCTTCTGAAGATCTCTTTGTTATCGAATATAAAAAATAG
- a CDS encoding family 43 glycosylhydrolase: MKRHFLLTFFIATLSASGFCQNPIIKDIGMSDPHVRVFNDTIYLYSGHDASPEDKTWVMKDWRIFATTDLVNWTHKGTISPKDNYMADDSPDCWAGDASSRNGKYYFYFSDRKRGVGVMVANSPTGPFKDPLGKALVSPLHDPTLFVDDDENQTPYIVYGDKTDAFYIAKLNDDMISVAEQPKPIQINGESWKKAPYWMDKNYLFKHSDCYYLSWGRDYAVSKNVYGPYESVGAVGHGHNLNEYAHGSFFEWQGQFYHIWCHYLRRGYKYRECVISYCHIDDDGKIVTDTDFMDKHATYGVGRYNDSWDRIEAEWFTEISEGIKKRGTRKNGFVLTNIKNGSWIKFANVRFEKPIKIRASLTAINANGTLEFREGSPEGRLLGKFKIRSSHPNSPKLKQTWKKVKNGERDIYIKYSGTGEVELDWIGF; this comes from the coding sequence ATGAAGCGACATTTTTTATTAACTTTTTTTATCGCTACCCTAAGCGCCAGCGGTTTTTGCCAAAACCCGATTATCAAAGACATCGGAATGTCGGACCCTCACGTACGCGTTTTCAACGACACGATTTATCTGTACAGTGGCCACGACGCATCGCCTGAAGACAAAACGTGGGTAATGAAAGACTGGCGGATATTCGCCACCACGGATTTGGTGAATTGGACACACAAAGGCACAATCTCCCCAAAAGACAACTACATGGCAGACGACAGCCCAGACTGTTGGGCCGGAGACGCTTCCAGCCGAAACGGAAAATATTACTTCTACTTTTCGGACCGTAAACGTGGTGTAGGTGTCATGGTGGCCAACTCGCCAACAGGACCGTTTAAGGATCCATTAGGAAAAGCGCTGGTAAGCCCCTTGCATGATCCCACGCTTTTTGTTGATGATGACGAAAACCAAACGCCCTATATTGTATACGGCGACAAAACCGACGCCTTCTATATCGCAAAGTTGAATGACGATATGATATCGGTGGCGGAACAGCCCAAACCTATACAGATCAATGGCGAATCGTGGAAAAAGGCTCCATACTGGATGGACAAAAACTATCTGTTCAAACACAGCGACTGCTATTACCTTAGCTGGGGAAGAGACTATGCCGTGTCTAAAAATGTATACGGACCTTACGAAAGCGTAGGTGCGGTAGGGCATGGCCACAATCTAAACGAATACGCTCACGGCAGTTTCTTTGAGTGGCAAGGACAATTTTATCATATCTGGTGCCACTACTTACGGCGAGGTTACAAATACCGGGAATGCGTAATCTCCTACTGCCATATCGATGATGACGGCAAGATCGTAACCGACACTGATTTTATGGACAAACACGCCACATACGGCGTAGGCCGTTACAACGATTCATGGGACAGGATAGAAGCCGAATGGTTTACCGAAATATCGGAAGGCATAAAAAAGCGGGGAACTAGAAAAAACGGTTTTGTTTTAACCAATATCAAAAACGGGAGCTGGATAAAATTCGCTAACGTCCGGTTTGAAAAGCCTATAAAGATCCGAGCTTCGCTAACAGCCATAAACGCCAACGGAACGCTGGAATTCAGGGAAGGAAGCCCCGAAGGAAGACTTCTTGGCAAATTCAAAATTCGATCGTCACATCCAAACTCACCAAAACTGAAACAAACCTGGAAAAAGGTGAAAAACGGCGAGCGAGATATCTATATCAAATATTCCGGAACCGGAGAAGTGGAGCTGGACTGGATCGGTTTTTAA
- a CDS encoding YhdH/YhfP family quinone oxidoreductase, with translation MREETKFKAWVVREKEDKTFSRALEDKAVSELPEGEVLIKASFAGLNFKDALSATGNKGVTRNYPHTPGIDVSGVVAESSDNRFKVGDNVLVTGYDLGMNTDGGFGEYVRVPAGWVIPLPDGLSLDEAMIMGTGAFTAALMVRKLIMNDVRPEDGDVVVTGATGGVGSMAVAILSKLGYSVFASTGKQEAHEFLKSLGAKDCVDRSEIRDESGRPMLRTRWAAGVDTVGGETLTSLLKTVHAKGSVTCCGLVESPKLEMTVFPFILRGVNLLGVDSAETKMELRKEIWSKLSGDWKPENLQTMVNYVKLEDLDPYFGKILKGEIQGRIVVKY, from the coding sequence ATGAGAGAAGAAACGAAATTCAAGGCTTGGGTAGTTCGTGAAAAAGAAGACAAAACGTTTTCAAGGGCTTTGGAGGATAAGGCAGTAAGCGAATTGCCGGAAGGAGAGGTTTTGATCAAAGCCAGTTTCGCTGGTTTGAATTTTAAAGACGCTTTGTCTGCTACAGGTAACAAAGGGGTTACGAGAAATTACCCGCATACTCCTGGTATCGACGTGTCGGGTGTGGTGGCAGAAAGTTCTGACAACCGCTTCAAGGTAGGCGACAATGTGTTGGTGACAGGCTATGACCTGGGAATGAACACTGACGGCGGTTTTGGCGAATACGTTCGTGTGCCTGCCGGTTGGGTTATCCCTTTGCCGGACGGATTAAGCCTTGACGAAGCGATGATAATGGGCACAGGCGCATTTACAGCCGCTCTGATGGTCCGTAAGCTGATTATGAATGACGTTCGTCCTGAAGACGGAGACGTGGTTGTGACCGGCGCTACTGGAGGCGTAGGTTCTATGGCCGTAGCTATCCTTTCGAAGTTGGGTTATAGCGTATTCGCTTCGACAGGAAAGCAGGAAGCTCACGAATTTCTGAAGTCGCTCGGAGCGAAAGACTGCGTGGACCGTTCGGAAATCCGTGACGAATCAGGAAGACCGATGCTTAGGACTCGTTGGGCCGCGGGTGTGGATACCGTGGGTGGCGAGACTTTGACATCGTTGTTGAAGACAGTACACGCAAAAGGAAGCGTAACTTGCTGTGGCTTGGTGGAGTCTCCGAAATTGGAAATGACTGTATTCCCGTTTATCCTGCGTGGTGTTAATCTGTTGGGTGTTGACTCGGCTGAGACCAAGATGGAACTGCGTAAGGAAATCTGGTCAAAACTCTCGGGTGACTGGAAGCCGGAAAACCTTCAGACTATGGTGAATTACGTGAAGCTGGAAGATCTTGACCCTTATTTCGGCAAGATCCTGAAGGGAGAGATTCAAGGAAGAATTGTGGTGAAATATTGA
- the eno gene encoding phosphopyruvate hydratase, whose translation MSFIESIKGRQILDSRGNPTVEVDVTTASGFVGRAAVPSGASTGEHEAVELRDGDSSVYMGKGVLKAVQNVNETIASELVGMSVFEQMAIDNAMIEIDGTPNKGKLGANAILGVSMAVAKAAAQEAGLPLYKYIGGSQANTLPIPMMNILNGGAHADNALDFQEFMVMPAKAASFSDALRMGTQVFHNLKKELSSRGYSTNVGDEGGFAPEVKSNEEALEIVLKSIETAGYTPGEDMFIAMDAATSEFYDAKTGLYKFSDGVERDADAMIEYWDKWVSNHPIISIEDGLDENDWEGWKKLTAAIGNKVQLVGDDFFVTNPKRLARGIEEGSANSILIKVNQIGTLTETVEAVNMAKRNSYTAVMSHRSGETEDATIADLAVALNTGQIKTGSASRSDRMAKYNQLIRIEEELGDQAFFPGNGTLKF comes from the coding sequence ATGAGTTTCATCGAAAGCATTAAAGGTCGTCAGATTCTTGACTCAAGAGGTAATCCGACCGTAGAGGTGGACGTAACAACAGCAAGCGGTTTCGTAGGTCGTGCGGCGGTTCCTTCGGGAGCTTCTACCGGCGAGCACGAAGCGGTGGAGCTGAGAGACGGTGACTCGTCTGTATATATGGGCAAAGGCGTTTTGAAAGCTGTTCAGAACGTTAACGAGACTATTGCCTCGGAGCTCGTAGGAATGAGCGTTTTCGAGCAAATGGCTATCGACAACGCCATGATCGAAATCGACGGAACTCCTAACAAAGGAAAACTCGGCGCTAACGCTATCCTCGGTGTGTCTATGGCTGTTGCCAAAGCCGCTGCTCAGGAAGCTGGATTGCCATTGTACAAGTACATCGGAGGTTCTCAGGCGAACACTTTGCCTATCCCAATGATGAACATCTTGAACGGTGGAGCTCACGCTGACAACGCTTTGGACTTCCAAGAGTTCATGGTAATGCCAGCTAAAGCTGCTTCTTTCTCAGATGCTTTGAGAATGGGTACTCAGGTATTCCACAACTTGAAGAAAGAGCTTTCTAGCCGCGGATACTCTACTAACGTAGGTGACGAAGGTGGATTCGCTCCTGAGGTTAAGTCTAACGAGGAAGCTTTGGAGATCGTTCTCAAGTCTATCGAGACTGCTGGTTACACTCCAGGTGAGGACATGTTCATCGCTATGGACGCCGCTACTTCAGAGTTCTACGACGCTAAAACTGGCTTGTACAAGTTCAGCGACGGTGTTGAGCGCGACGCCGACGCAATGATCGAGTACTGGGACAAGTGGGTTTCTAACCACCCGATCATCTCTATCGAGGACGGTCTCGACGAGAACGACTGGGAAGGCTGGAAAAAACTTACTGCCGCTATCGGTAACAAAGTTCAGCTCGTGGGTGACGACTTTTTCGTAACTAACCCTAAGCGTTTGGCTAGAGGTATCGAGGAAGGTTCGGCTAACTCTATCTTGATCAAAGTTAACCAGATCGGTACTTTGACTGAGACTGTTGAGGCCGTTAACATGGCTAAGCGTAACTCTTACACTGCGGTTATGTCTCACCGTTCAGGCGAGACTGAGGACGCTACTATCGCTGACTTGGCGGTAGCGTTGAACACTGGCCAGATCAAGACTGGTTCGGCTTCACGTTCTGACCGTATGGCTAAGTACAACCAATTGATCCGCATCGAGGAAGAATTGGGTGATCAGGCTTTCTTCCCAGGAAACGGAACTTTGAAGTTCTAA
- the rlmD gene encoding 23S rRNA (uracil(1939)-C(5))-methyltransferase RlmD, with amino-acid sequence MARKKNFVIENLTIERVAAEGKCVAHHEDKVIFVEKTVPGDVVDVRVKRNKKSYMEAFPIKFHKESEYRSEPFCSHFGLCGGCKWQNLEYDRQLKWKRQQVVDNFERIGKLEFPEVSPIIGSEATKYYRNKLEFTFANKRWLTTEELNASNGEQLEARGLGFHIPGQYNKVINVDHCYLQPDPSNDIRLKLVEFCRNENIPFYDFRETNGWLRTVVIRTANTGDLMVILLVAGDDEPMMTKVMEFLKSEFPQITSLNYIVNKKGNDSYYDQDVILYHGESFIRETMEDLTYRVGPKSFYQTNSEQAYTLYKVTRDFAKLKGDELVYDLYTGTGTIANFVAKRAKKVVGIEYVPEAIEDAKVNSEINGIKNTRFYAGDMKHLLTDQLVAKHGGTPDVVITDPPRAGMDPKVINMLLKMASPRIVYVSCNPATQARDLALLAEKYEVKAVQPVDMFPHTHHVENVVLLELKK; translated from the coding sequence ATGGCAAGGAAGAAAAATTTCGTAATAGAGAACCTCACGATCGAGCGAGTTGCCGCCGAAGGCAAGTGCGTTGCGCATCACGAGGACAAGGTAATCTTTGTGGAAAAAACCGTCCCCGGCGATGTGGTCGACGTTCGCGTAAAGCGGAACAAGAAGTCTTATATGGAGGCTTTTCCGATCAAATTCCACAAAGAGTCCGAATACCGTAGCGAGCCGTTTTGTTCGCATTTCGGATTGTGCGGAGGCTGCAAGTGGCAGAATTTGGAATATGACCGCCAGTTGAAGTGGAAACGCCAGCAAGTGGTGGATAACTTCGAGCGTATCGGCAAGTTGGAATTTCCGGAAGTGTCGCCGATTATCGGATCGGAGGCCACGAAGTATTATCGTAATAAGCTGGAATTCACTTTCGCTAACAAGCGTTGGCTTACTACCGAGGAATTGAACGCCTCCAACGGAGAGCAACTCGAAGCCCGTGGACTCGGCTTCCACATTCCCGGCCAATACAACAAGGTGATCAACGTGGACCACTGCTACCTGCAACCGGACCCGTCGAACGACATCCGCCTGAAATTGGTCGAGTTTTGCCGAAACGAGAATATTCCTTTCTATGATTTCCGCGAAACCAACGGCTGGTTGCGTACCGTAGTAATCCGCACGGCCAACACCGGCGATCTGATGGTAATCCTTCTGGTAGCAGGCGACGACGAGCCGATGATGACCAAAGTGATGGAATTCCTCAAAAGCGAGTTCCCCCAGATCACGTCGCTCAATTATATCGTCAACAAAAAAGGAAACGACTCGTACTACGACCAAGACGTAATCCTTTACCACGGTGAGTCATTTATCCGCGAAACGATGGAAGACCTCACCTACCGAGTAGGTCCGAAATCTTTCTACCAAACGAATTCGGAACAGGCGTACACGCTTTATAAAGTTACCCGTGACTTTGCCAAACTTAAAGGCGACGAGCTGGTATACGACCTGTACACAGGAACGGGCACTATCGCCAACTTCGTAGCCAAACGCGCCAAGAAGGTTGTCGGTATAGAATACGTGCCGGAGGCGATCGAGGACGCCAAAGTGAACTCGGAGATCAACGGCATAAAGAACACCCGCTTCTACGCCGGCGATATGAAGCACCTGCTCACCGACCAACTGGTGGCCAAACACGGCGGCACGCCCGACGTGGTAATCACCGACCCGCCACGCGCCGGCATGGACCCAAAGGTGATCAATATGCTGTTGAAGATGGCTTCGCCTAGAATCGTATACGTTAGCTGTAACCCAGCCACACAGGCCCGCGACTTGGCCCTTTTGGCCGAAAAATACGAGGTAAAAGCCGTACAGCCCGTCGACATGTTTCCGCATACCCACCACGTGGAAAATGTCGTTCTGTTAGAATTGAAAAAGTAA